The sequence below is a genomic window from Hydractinia symbiolongicarpus strain clone_291-10 chromosome 10, HSymV2.1, whole genome shotgun sequence.
GACAGTTGACATAAATTGCATGAGGTGCATAGTTTCTTATCCTCCGTTGGAGACCATTATGTTCTCCTGACATGGAGTTAGTTCCGTCGAGACACGAAAATCTCGTCTTTTTAATGTCAATGTCCCTGTCTTTCATTACAGTTACCACAGCGTTCATAACGATTTCCGACTGGGTTGACGATACCTCGACTAAGGAAATAAAGTCCATAAATAGATCTTGTTTGTCTTCGTCGTATGAGCTTATGAAAATCCCAAGCATTTCTCTCCTTGCAGCATTAGAGGACTCGTCCGCAAACAATACTAAGTCAACAGATTTTTGGATCCTCTCGTCAGTTTGTTTCCATAAATACTCGTCCAATGCAGTGAGTAATCCGTCGCATGTCTCATGAGAAGTGTATTGGGCATTCTTAGCGCAGTTACGGAGATACTGTTTTATGATAGGCTCCTCCATTTCGTTTGCAAGGAAGTCAATCATCTTAGGATATAACGCCTTGACTGGAAGATTGTTTCTTGCAAGAAAATGCACAATGCGAATCAATTTTCCTACATACAAGGAATTAGCTTCCCGTCGGTCTGCTACTGAAACTTGTGGGGCATTACCCAAGGTATCGGTGATACGGAGATTTGTCATAGCATTGACAGCTCTGATGTGCCTACTTGCCTTCGAATGGCGTTTCAGTTTTTTTCCAGCATTTTCATTGAAATGGACTCCTTTGTGTGACCATGCCCCTCGATCACCCCCACTTGGACAGGCCGTAGTAGCGTAATACACATCGCAAATTTTACACATATATCCATGTATAGCTTGGTTGTAGTAAAGCCAAGGATATATGTTTTCGTATTTACTTTGATCGTAAAGACGGTGATCTATGTGAGGCCGTTGTTCGTTTTCAGTTGGAGCAGGAACAGGGTCGTTTAAAACTTCATCTTCATCTTCGTCTGATTTATCCGTAACACTGTCCTCCTCGCTACATGTTTTTTCTAATACTTCTTCATCGGAAGAGTCCTCCGTGATCAATTCACTGAGAGAAATGAAAAGAAAACATAATGAGCGCTAGATTATACGATTtgtaaaaatcaagaaaaacaaacagatACCTATTCTCGACAAGACTTGACGATTGTGAATTAGAAGCTTCATCTTGTTTATAGCTAAAACATTGCGCAATAGTTTTTGAGCCTTTAGCAGCCTTTAACTTctctatgttttttttcttttctaatctTTTTTTCGTTGGCATTTTGAACCCGAACTGTGAACTTCACGAAATTCAACTTCTTTGGATAAATAATCTGGAAATCTTCTTTAAGTCGATTATGTAATTACGTAACATAATAAGAcattaataaattattatttcattgtttcaaaacaattgaaaagaatTCGAAACACATGGTGTTCAAttcgtgtttttgtttaaaaaatcgaaaatatGTGTTGTGCACATGTGTTGGTAATAAaaccaaaataaaacaaacaattttagatAGCGTGGAAGTATATTTAGTGTGAATGACCTACGGAAACAACACGAAATGTAAACATGGCAGCGCACACGAGTTTCTTCGCGAAGATAAGTATATGTTACGTGAAGATTGTTGACGCTGTGGTATATTTTCCTTTAGGGCACCGTGAGTGAAAAAAGGGCACTTTATATCAGAAAAAGGGCACTGAATCTTGGGATTTATTGCTTCTGTATCGCCCCACCCCTGGCCAGACCTCGTTTTTGAGgttttcaaagaaaaataaaatttctgattttttttctctatagGGCAGCGTCCGAATACCGGACGCTCTTTTGCTCTAGATTAGTGCCTGGAGAAAGCAAACAAGAAGTTGTTTTAGACGATAAGTTGGGTTTCCATTTCTAAGCTTACAATATCTAcattgttcatttttttaagaCTCTTATGGTTCCTCCAATGAGAATCTTCTTTTTTAGTAGCCACCCAGTGGAATTCGATTCAATTCAATTTCAATTCAATTTACTTATTTGTCATAGAAAAAGTTGAAATTACAGTAGGCATAATACAACCAGTTACATATAGTTATATTTCAATGGCTGGAGACCAACACCATAGCAAGGCTAATAGTAGCGTGAAGGCCGATATAGCACTGGGGAGTAAAAAGGGTTATAGGCGCGTAATCTCCTTATCGAAAtaaattaacatatacattttatttatttatttcaaagtttagACGGAGTTAAtgactttcctgaaaatttgaggatGTAAAACATACTAGAAATGAAAATAATGGTGCTTTAATATCTTtaatttattattgttgttttccagccgccatatttaacgatcttgttgatctcttattcttGTCTAATAAGCGGGCCGTCGCAAAATGTTCGTGTGAAACCATAGGTAAACAAACGGCCTTAACTTTATATGAGCTCAGAGATGGAGCTCGATAAAATTACAGTATTGACTCGTGGTTATTAATTATGATAGTTATGCTTATCTAGAGCATGAAAGGggaaattcttaaaatttaggtattctaattgtCTAGATCTGATAATGTGTCCATAAGgaaacgactaactgtttgaaaggaaaataatcaaaaaggaATGACAGCTAGCGAGGCAAAGctgtcttcagaaacaacaacaagaagtggTCAGTGTGATGTCCGTTAGTTCCGCTCGGCAATCATATCTCCGTCCATATCCACTTTGCTCTGACTATTTTGTAAGGCTAAGAGTTATAGCTGGAAATATAGAATATGGCGGATACCATAGCATAAAACTGTGTTGTTTACTGATACATACCGTACGTTCTTTACAGACATTACAGtcagtgttgcaaagaagtctgatttcagtaagttaaaacaattaaataataaagaataacacagaaactttggttgatttatctgatttatcatgttcggaactttgtgaaaacatttataaaaacattacgatggaaacacagctacggATACTCACcctcattcattattttttctgtaatggcatgaatccagcaaccatgtgatcgaTTTTGCCGTTCGTTTATTATCAcatgattcgtgcaatgaaatgcaatggcagttctgtaggcgaagagaaattgaggtgagtttgttatttctatgaaacatttgaacatcttctggttgtcagttttcaataaattttcaggataatgttttcttatgtatatctttcaatttttacaataaaataggcacctcTAAAAAAAGGGGCCTACAGGGTGATTATGCGCCTTTAAGTGTATAGGGAGGGAAAATACTATTCCATTTTCCCGATACAAACCATCAGGAAAAagggtaaaaataataataataataggacgaaaaaaattgacacagaTGCACACACACTCACAACAGATGCACTTGTCCATAGAAATTCATGTTGACAGACACATACATACACAGCACGTACATTACGCCATaatttagtggttataactctcaaACTCTGTGGGGGAGACCAGGgtttgattcctcttgacagcgattcgaacatgggcgagtgaatgttaccatagccccaagttaacccaagccatatgagggaaattggggagatggcacactatgtgggacgttggatgttgccgggagttgtctagtagagcactGGCCCTAATtggggtctgcgtagctcaaaatgagcattaaatactctaggactctccatttAAGCCATGGCTCCTCCTgggaataatagacagggtatatccctcgatatttgtgaggctagccatgtaaaatatgcacatctatctatctatctacaaaAATGCACACACACTACCGAAGGGTCATTTCATAAGTGTCCAGAAAAAAATCTGTtgagtttatattttataacagAATTTGACAATGTGATAAAGGATAAAGAGGTAATTTTTTGTAGATTATTCCAGGCAGTAGTGCATTGGGATCTAATTGAGTTGGTCCCATGGTATAGTAGTGTTTGAGAGAAAGTAGTCCAGCATTCCAGCAGTTTTGTTCCTGGTATTGTAGTGGTGTTGATGGATTTTGATATCGTAGGTTTCTGTTAGAGCTATATGAGTGGAATcagtgagaacatttttaataaagagaATGTTGGAGATTTGTacaatatcagaaaattttaaaagaccaAGTTGATAGAAAATAGGATCTGTTGTAGCAGtaggttaaaaaaaagttagcaATCAAACAGCCTTATTTTGCAATATTGAGATACGTTTGATAAGGGTAGAGACAGGTTGACCCAAGGCTTGACAACAGTAAATaagattgaaataaaaaagggaGTAATAGGAAACAACCCACTATACTAAAACTATAGgagattttctgggctagccgctttaaatatggaaaaaaaattattattatcacTATAATTATTTCCCATGCATGCCATTTGAATagacatttattttaaaaacattatctaGCTATCCTACTAGCTAAGTTTTAAAGAATAccaaatgaatgaatgaataccTTCTGCACTGTTTTTGTTCCCCTCGTACTGTTGGGGATAAGTCAAGAGGGAGAGGCAGAGAGGGGCAGTAGCCAGCTAGCTACACCTTTGGGGTCGTAAATTTAATTGCCACACTGGATGCTTCTCCGCTCTATTTGCAAGCTGTACTTGAACCAACATCAAGCGTGAAATATCCACCattattaaaatttgtttgaaagcCAAAACTACAAAAATATGATAGGGCGCCAGATTGTACAATAAACCCTTACCGAAGGTCGcttctgttgttatttttatcaactcatatttttacttttttatttataatcaaTATAGACTATAATTTCTTTTAGTAAAGAACGAGAATAAGTTTGCTATAACACGTAACCGCCACACAGGGGCGACAATTTTCTTTGATGGTTGTTATATTATTTTGCCTTGCAAACAGGGCCCTTAACGGTGGAACGGTGGAGTATATAGCATGGCCAAATATATACTGTTAGAGTCAATTAAACCCTAATAATGAACACAGAATCAGTGCAATtagctacataaattaaaagtaaaaaatctaCATATAAAAATTCTGGTTCTTAGGGTTGTCTACAAAGAAAAGTGTTAAATTGAAACAAATATCATTAATCTTATGTGATGACATGTCTAAATAGATGCCAGGTCCTCATTTTCCATTAGGATGTGTATGTTCCGACTAAATTTTACATGATGAATGCTGGTCTGTCCTGCAACGGAAAGACTTAACTCTTTTGGTCAGCTTTTTATAgcctttttttatatgtttgagAGATTTAATAGGCATtgaatctttttatatatatatacaaatgttTTCGATTTAACTTAAGctgacaaaattaaatttccaaCAAAAGGAATGATTTTTCTTCTTCGAATGCTGTAATGATTCCGCCCAGCGCTTATTAAGTGACCCCTTCGAATAAGTGCCCACCTGATAAAGGGGGCGCTTAATCAAAAACTACCTTAAGAAACTGGGcgcttattttaaaattttactttcttatgTTGAGAACCCTAGaataattaaacttcattttgttacatcttttgttcagttttatattttaggaaCAAAAAAGCAAATTTGAAAACGTGTGGATGCggatttttcaaacttttcccacaacatgaaagttttttttgcgaaaagagCTGCAAAATTTGGTCAGCACCCAGAACTTTGTTTCGCCTCAAGGGCAAGGCCAGCTGCCTCGTCCTCCACGTTTTTGACTTTTAGGCCGCCGGTTCACTCTTGCAGCATGCTATCTATAATGTTGACTTCCAGCAGGCCAACGTCGTTCGCAGCGAGGCTCTGCAGCATGACGCTATTGTTCTGGATCCTATTTCTAGTGTGTGTCTGCCGCCCATTCCCAAACGGTTTTTGGACAAAATTAAGTCGCTTGAGTACGTGAATCTTGATGCTCTTTTGCCTCCATCTCCACACTCTTCTGTTTTGTGTACTTCTCTTCCCATGGACAATCTGGGGGAGTTCGATCTGAATATCCAAAATGTGGACGGTGCCCCCAAGGTGTCCTTATCCCAAAAAATGCCAGGGAAGGGTAATGTTGAGGATTTTAATTCTTGAGTTTCTGCCTGGACAACCGATATGATGTGCATGGTTTGGTTTTACCTTCATCTTGTCCAACAAATGTTAGCCTACCAAACCTTCATTAACCAGTTTGCCTCCCAGTATGCTTTTGCGTCTGTTTACACCTACGACCAACTTCACCGGTTGCAGCTGGCAAATAATCATTCCCGTAGGTGGGATGTTGTTAACGATGCACTGTTTAATATGCACCTTAGGGGGCCCCTTCAGTGTTGTCGCAGAAGGTTTCCCCTGTGGGACCTCCAAGATGTTTTTCTTGTAATGGCCCCGGACATTTTGCTTCGCATTGCCCACATAGGTTTGGGTCGTAGTCATCGCCCCCACAGTTTGGGAATGCCCCTCCTAGAGCCTGGTCGCCCACACATGGCAACCCATGCATTCACTTTAATCAAGGGCTTCCTTATCGATACCCCTGCACGCTTGTCCACAGATGTCAAAACTgttccaaaaaaaaacaaagcagtGTCCATCCCGGCCCTCTAAGTTTGGTTCCAGATAGGTTTTTTCCTATCACATCTTTGGTCACAACAACCATTAAAGTTCATGttttaagtcactttttaacctcTCGCCCTAACAGAGCtctaataaattttattatttctggTTTTACATTTGGATTTAGGTTAGGATTTGACAACAGCACATTGGCCTCGGCCATCAGAAACAATAAATCTGCCTACCATCATGGTGAGAAAATTGAGACagcaattttaaagttaaaacttAATTGCTAagtaaggtgcccaagtttactaacttggtcttcaggcttgacaaccctgctgtcctaAGTCAAAATATCGACAGGCTGGTCCAGTCgtgacaacctcctgtgtaaggctgagtgttggggccctgtaacacatgtgtaaagctacagccagattcacaagttctggcgctcAGGagggttttatttattttattttttattttaatatatttttgacatatacattttttctatttgtgttcgATCTGTAACCAGTCCatttatgttgttagctctgtcttgtgtcATATGTTTGTGATAGAAGGATTGTTTTTCTctttacgatttttttaaaaaatagttttaggtccaagttggacagtactcgtgcttgtaagaagcaagaaagtgtattcagcaccttcttctgggagccgaatcccagttttgacaaccaccgtccctgtagacaagatacttcagtgcagcctgctgtattgtaaacctttttcattttgGTGCGTGATTGAAAACGCTGCTCCATTGTTGGAGGAGCGTGCGGAGGTGTGGGGGCGCGATCGCACACCTCAAAACACCAGGATTGTTATATACATTTGGGAGACCTAGTTTTAGAGAATgtgaacaaaaaacatttcacTTTGTTGGGTTGCTCCAGAATGTTTATTTTTGTCTCCCTAATAGTAAGAGgctaaaacaatcaaacaaaattcCAGCTCAGAGAACATCCTGCATTTACGCTGCAATCAATATTTTTCCGCAGACTTCGGACTGAATGGTTTCTATTAGTGATAATTTCACatgtaaaaaacttaaaaaaagggGTCCCCCATGCAAGGTTCTCACTGCAAATCGGATTTTATATAACGTTCTCAAAATTTTCATATGTAAATATAGTGGAAGAAAGGCTTATCCCCAGTAAGGTTCTTATGTCAAATTTTCTCCTTATAAAGTTGTCTTCACAATGATCAAATAGCATGGAAACAGGGCTATGAATGATCGGTTGCATTAAACATGTGGTAACCATCCTTTAGGAAATTCATTGTACACAACATTGCCCATCTTATTGTAAAGGTGGGTTCACAGTTATTCTTTGTAGTCTTTCGAataaaagaatacaaaaaatctATTTTCATTGCGAATAAAAGAATGCAGTGCACTAGCGCAAAAAATAGAACTGCACCTAACAAATATAAGACATCTATTTTTAGTTTGGTACCACCTGTTAGTTACTTTTTTCAAATCTATGATACGTTTATCATacaatttttttcctatttaattgttaattatatatatacatttttaggtGTAATTTATTATGTATTCATGAAATGTGTCTTAACAGGGTCTTTAATTATTAAGAAGACATCACTCACATTGCATAAAGAAATTGCtgccatattacatgctttgTGAGCACAATTCTATCAGAGACATTAGTTTATAGGGatatgtgttttgtttttacactgGTCGTTATTTAAAAGTAATGTTGTCAATCCATATGTTTTTATGAATTCCAAAACTTTTGAGTTTTTTATAGTGATCACTAAGCTATATATTTGATAGATTAGGTTGACAAAATTGAGGTTCATAAAAACTGAAGGTGGAAGGAGAAAATGATGAAACATTACAATGACTGGATGTATGAAGAACAAGGTTTATAGTAAGCAGAGTGATGTGTGTGGTAGCTCATTTCAGTGTGTGAAAGACAAATATTTCAAGCTGTTGCGTCATTTGATCTGAacccaaaatttatttaaaaattattaacaagCAATGCAGCAATATATgaacgaaataaaataaaattcaggtTGAACATGTAGAAAATAAGAACATATCCAATTGAAGGAAAATTTCTTGggttttgtaaaaatttgtatatatatataatgcattttgtttatttacaggTAGTGTTAAGAAACTAACAGGGATATGTGACTATCATAATTGAAATGGAACCTTCAATTTTACAGAATAATGAAGATGTAGGTAAACCACTGGTatgttattttcaatttttaaaatttcagtgtAGCAAGGTCAGAAATTTTAGATAGTGTAGATGCATTGTTAGGAAATTTCCAAAAAAGATAAGGTCAGTTTTtataaagattatttttttttaatatattttaccaaTTTATCAGTCCTTTACCCTAAGAGAACTCAGTGAGGgaacagaaatatatatattaaaatttatgaaaGAAATGCGTAAAATTTTGTACTCAGTAACGAGTAAAAGTTTAAAAGCTGCAAGTAAAGGATTTCATCTAAAAACATCTTATATTAAGAAGTGAGTTGTGATAAGCAGAGAATGTGATGCATCTGTCTTGTTTTACCAAAAATATGGACCTTGAAATTTCTGAGCATTTTATTTCTGAAATTATAGATCAGATGTTGGACCTAaacgtttatttatttattcattcatttattcattcatttggcAAATAATCTAGTTTAGCGTCAAAGATCTTTACTGTTTATAAgttataaaaacttattttattgtACATTAGGAACTACCTGTTAGTGGTAAGGCTACCACTGGTCGAATGTATCTGGAGTTACTTCTGAATAAATCTATGAAAGTCGAAATATCTGACGGAAGGACATTGATTGGTCAATTTCTTTGCACTGATGCTGATGAAAATATAATACTTGGATCCTGTCAAGAGTTTATTGGAAATCCAAGTAGGACtataatttatatttatattctttTAACTTGATACTAATAATAAATGAGTGAATTTGTAACTTAAAAAGGTTTGTTTGGAGTGATTATCCGAAAGCCTTTTTTTATGCACTTTatcatttgaaaacaaaataattatcagATTCTTGGGAATTGTTGATTTTGCTAGATTAACCTTATATCAATTTTATATTCGTCATTTAATTCTTTGGATGAAAAAATACTATGTATTTATGATGTAACCTGCTGGCAACACATATTCCATTCCATCTTATTTCTTTGCCATGCAGCCGGTTACATCTCAACAAAAAACCAGGAATCAGCGTGGTAGGTTAAAGTGACGTGCTGCGGAGAATCTCTGAAAAAGCCATAGATCATACGTTCGGTGCGGAAGACGATATTAATtcaacaaaacttttttaattgcgTCTATGTTGAGCTTTTTAGTTATTTAGTATTAAGATGTTGAAGGAACTGCTAGCTAATTCCTGATAGTAGCACAGACGAATGAATGATTTAGCAGTCACGGGAGACTTATAATCTTATTATGCGGATACACTTTATTGCTAAAAACAATACGCTACACTGTTAATACGTTTGTTTTATTGCAACTCCGACTTGCAATAAACCCTAATTGTTCACTGGATTTAAAATCTCAAAATGAATAAAGCAAACCGATAATGAAAATTGCGCTTTGGTGACTCATTTAATTAGtcaaaattatttgtaaaaatgttgaacaaaaacacaaaagctTATTAACTACCTTATTACACAAAAATAAGTAGACAACTTAATAAAGTGAGATTACGTATgatcatgaaattaacgcgaaCTTATAAATTTTGGTATTTAAGTGCGTGGTAAATAACGCGAgtttaaaaaagcaaatatttAAACGACATTATATAACGCGAATTTTCAAccattaaaaaattcattttctcAAAATTAGATGAAtttaaagcaaagaaaaaacaacagcaaTTGGGTATAACATAAAACATTAAAGGGGTTTAAACGAATCAAATTTTGGTTTCGTTATCGAGCCTCCTTTAAAGTGTCTCTGATACCGCTGCCTTCCATCACGCCTTGATGATGCTTCTTCCCTTTTCTGATTTGAAATGTTCATAGATCACCTTCATGACTTTTAAGTGGCGCGGCTTTAAAGTTGACAACCGAAGGCCAACTTGAATGGTAGTGACATCCCAATCTTGGTCGCTTGATATATTTGTCGGGATCTTGCGTCGAGTCACGACAATAATTACTCACAAATGGTTCTATGTACACTCTTTTTCTTATATATACAACTAAATAAAGCTCACTTTTTACAACGCACGTAAAATCACTTCTTCCTGTTAGAAGGCGGCCTCGATCTGTTAACGTCACCATTAGCTCGTGACAACTGCACAGCAGCCGAGCTCCCACAGCAGATCACGTGATCAACGAGTAACTcgctacatatttataatatTGCTTGTAAGGACTGTTGATTTGTTAGAAATAAGAAAAGTCCATCTCTCCGTTTTATGTTTTGTTGACCGCTTTTTAGATTAAAAAGAAGATCTCGAAatcatataattatatttttgaaaggcATTTTGCAAAAggtacatataaaaaataagatgCGTTGAAATATGCAGATGTTTTTTTTAACGTGAAGCATTATTTAACGAAGGTGAAATCTATGTAGGTATGAAATTAACATGGTTTTAATAAACGTGAAATTTTCAAATTCGCGGTAATTAGTTGACTAGTTATTTTCGTGTAATAAGGTAGTCagatttcagaattttttttatttcctgtttACAACTTTGGCTACCTTCTATTTTCGCACTGttgcatttttattaatttgtcaTTTTGTTTATCATTTGGATTACTTTCTTTCAGGTGACGAAAATGCTGAAGAACCAAGACTGCTTGGACTAGCCATGATTCCGGGCCGTCATGTCAAGACCATGCACGTTGACATGGACAAAAAGACGCAAGAAGATATAGATTTTGTGACAAAAAAAGAGGAGAGGAGTGGAGAGTCACAATAGCAGTTTTtatatattgaagaagaacaccTAGAAATACTTGTATTCCAGGAACTCAGTAAATATACAGGAAGATTTATACATAAAGATTTTAAGGAGAACATGATGAAAACAAATTGAGAGGAGTTGCAACAATAAAGACTTTTTTATGCTGTTTATTagcttgttttaaaataaatttggggtttgtcacatttttttatcacataACTTCGTTGGCTTTAAGTGACGAAATTTTTGAGATGACGAAATGTGCGCCGACAAAAAATTGATTTCGACGAATATTTTGAGCAAACGAATAATTTGggctaatttaaatttttttgcaaactcTATTATATCGTGTTGCCACAAAAAATGTGCATCTAAGCCtattttaagaaaacaaaaagtaaaatcCGTCTCTGGGAATGGGTATACAGTGAAACCTCCTTATAGCGGACATCCTTTATAGCGGACACCTCTCTACAACGGACACTTTTCTTGGGAACGGATGAAAcgacggtcaaactctcataacaaACCCTCCATGTAGCGGACACTCTATAGCGGCCACCTCTATATAACGGACATCATTTCAAGGTCCCGATTGACATTTCCCCCTGGAACTGACTTCTCTACAGCGGACAGGTTTAAGAATGGGtcatacaaaacaaaatttttgtcaagaatttgtttatatttgctTAAGacaatgttttatatatttaataatTCTTCAATCTTTTGTATGTTTTCTTTCAGCCGGTTTATGGCTTTTTCAGGGCtataaaaacgaaaatttgCAGGGATTTTCAGGTCGTATCTACCTCTGCGGTTAACGCGTTTCCTAGTCACTATAATTTCCATAGAGCAATAAGGGAGGGATAGAAACATAAACACGACTTTAGATATATTTTTAGGTACATGACCAACCACCACTTCTTTAGTACAATGAGAATTTGAGCTAATTTTGGGAAAAACCTCTATATAGCGGACATACACCTCTCTATAGCGGACACTTTTTTGAGGTCCCGATCGTGTCCGCTATAGAGAGGTTTCactgtatatattttattaaacgtGTAGTAAATGtaaaagagaaaacaaaacaagttt
It includes:
- the LOC130613116 gene encoding N-alpha-acetyltransferase 38, NatC auxiliary subunit-like produces the protein MEPSILQNNEDVGKPLELPVSGKATTGRMYLELLLNKSMKVEISDGRTLIGQFLCTDADENIILGSCQEFIGNPSDENAEEPRLLGLAMIPGRHVKTMHVDMDKKTQEDIDFVTKKEERSGESQ